A single window of Colletotrichum higginsianum IMI 349063 chromosome 8, whole genome shotgun sequence DNA harbors:
- a CDS encoding NADH-ubiquinone oxidoreductase 17.8 kDa subunit → MQAIRTRAVCIARQSRLTGLRQSRSYASGGDHGHHAHTVEEPIGGFFWAVVAIIPSAYVVYKITAPGQNGEPPYLTKKIQEYAHWQETWKERNALHTKAVEQAGFDRLLFFSTPANRDVDLRFPEALSNHAARNVVAGSQTNLDHVIAHYKKQHLDEEERKVQKLAAQKQA, encoded by the exons ATGCAGGCCATTCGAACGCGGGCTGTCTGCATCGCGCGTCAGTCACGGCTGACTGGCCTGCGCCAATCGAGATCCTACGCTTCTGGAGGCGACCACGGCCACCACGCTCACACCGTCGAGGAGCCCATCGGA GGCTTCTTCTGGGCCGTGGTCGCGATCATCCCCTCCGCATACGTCGTCTACAAGATCACCGCTCCCGGCCAGAACGGCGAGCCGCCGTACTTGACGAAGAAGATCCAGGAGTACGCCCACTGGCAGGAGACATGGAAGGAAAGGAACGCGCTACACACCAAGGCCGTTGAGCAAGCCGGATTCGACAggcttctcttcttttccacCCCTGCGAACCGCGACGTTGACCTCAGATTCCCCGA GGCGCTGTCCAACCATGCCGCGCGCAATGTCGTCGCTGGTTCCCAGACCAACCTGGACCACGTGATCGCCCACTACAAGAAGCAgcatctcgacgaggaggagcggaAAGTACAGAAGCTTGCTGCGCAGAAGCAGGCATGA